Below is a window of Plasmodium brasilianum strain Bolivian I chromosome 14, whole genome shotgun sequence DNA.
tcttttcattttttttttcaataccGTTTCTCTGTTCaaaattaaacatttttcattCTCCATTCGTTCTTGGTGATTTAAAGAGAATTCGCTTTCCAATTATTTACAACTGTCTTGTTATGGGGACAAGCcaatgaagaaaaatagaaaattatgcgatgaggaaaaaatgttataaaaaaataaaataaaataaaataactataataatattaatataaaaaattataaaaaaaaaaaagagaaagaaaagaCGGAAAATTAAGATAtcgaaataaatgaaaaaatttcccaaaattttttattaattttatacaattgttttgtttatatatttacatatttttcaacaaatatatgcatatttcttcttattttatttttcaaaaattgaaaaaaatatattgtagaataatttcataagttgtatatttttaacctacatactatttatatagtacaatttttttgatgtttttttttttttttttaaagtatgtGTGCACAAATATTTGTTTACgtataatatgatatataatttttttttttttgtactttttgcacattatttcaataaaaatagtagaaTTTATAACACTTGTAATTTCTATTCGTCACTggatgtatgtacatataaaattatactatattatgatattttttttgtttttgttttttcgtttttttgtttttttgtttttttgtttttttgattttttgttttttttgctcTGTTTTGAtgtattttatgtaaaaacaaatttaacatggaaaatttgtaaaatatgatttaaaaaaaaaaaaaaaaaaatgtctataaaatacaaaaaagtaaagacatttttttttgtatactcctataatttttgaaaacagTTCTACCAACTTTTTATGGCATACCCATTCAATGAGTCAATTtacaattttgaaaatataagcaaaatatatttatgcattttcTCCTTATACTTTCGAACcttacatataaaaagacAATGGAAAAAAGTTAATTTATGTTATAGCTTAAAGATATGTTTCCTTtggaaatatatgaaaaaaaaaaaaaaagaattaaaaagaagtaaaaataaggaataaattgataaacgaacaataaaaataattgaattaGTGTATCTACTATTTAATGGTAACGGTTGCATTGAACGCTTGTAACCAAAGGATACTAATCAGCCATGGTATTGTTTtcttattacatttttaatgtacataaataagaacacatatatatacagggggataaatatttttacgcAAGTACTCATTTAATTGACAAAAatcaattattatttgattttttttaaaaaacagtagccatttttttatataaaaaatagtcgTACAGCTTTTCCCCTCCcccatattttttagtttgtATGATTAAATTGAtctatatacgtatattttaAGGTTATATTCCATAAACAAGTTTTTTCTAATGGAcattaattaaaacaaaaataatatatatgtttatgtaatactatatgtaattatatatgtacatatttaatacCAAATTAACACCTTTTTTTCGCAAAATTTAACGTCATTTCTTATAATGTCTTTTAATCTGTTCAgaagaacaaaaatgaaCTCTATAGAACTTCCTTCTTTtcaaatataacaaaaatattagcgttggattaaataaattattcttaaatatgaaaacaaatttactatatataatcTGTTAATTATTACGTTTCCTGATAACAATTTAGTTGTAATtgttatgtaataaaatatttttgtaagttataaaaaaaaaacatgcaAATAATACacgtaaaaaaatgaatttaaggccaccagtatatatatatttttacaaatttttaatattttttaagagtttatttttaataaaaattgtgcCTTATTAACCAAAAAAAACTCtttctttataaaataaaatatattaaggaACAAATATTTCACATCAAtaaagaataagaataatacaaaaaaagaaataaaaaaaggtttttttaacatatgtaaaataattaataaaatctaAGGCCACTTTCAAAACTTAAGTACACAGTGGAGAGCTCTAAATTCCGAAAGAACGTTTACTAAAAGATTTCAATgcatacattttaattttaataaaacattataaaGTACAAATGGAACatactcatatatatgcatatatatatatatataatatatacatatacatattgtacatattgcatttatatataaactatttaatatttttcaacaCACCACATAACATTCAAAcatagaaaattttattccattttactTAATGAcctataaaatacatttttacaattacCACACTGTTTTCAATGAACccattttgtaatataaaaaaaaaaagcataatttCTGTAGCAAACGCTTTAAAAAGGTTTCATATTTAACGCATTTGTCATATATTATACGTTCCacatctatctatctatatatatatatatatatatatatatatatatgtaatacatACATGAACACATTATTTAGTATTAAAACTCATAGTGTTTTTATtagtatactttttttaaagcataaaaaaaaacgacAGTACATAAAACTATAATTTTAAACTAGAGCAATAtgctattattttaatactttTAACCTATCTcccactttttttttctttttgctaCATTTTCTTACTATATGTTTTCATATttcccttttattttaatattatgtaatatatcatattatccttatatatatttatttcataatactattattttatatactattatttgatactatatatattaatacgacgattaaatttataggtatatagaatatatattcaaaaaaaactcgcaaaaaaagaataattactataaaaaaaaaaatgagtataATACCCTCTTATAactaactttttttttatattttatatgaatttattttaatattttttaattaaaatttttttgaaataccTATTGAAAAATACTTCAAGGAGGTTATTAGGGGGTTCCATAATCACTATAAagcatttttacttttctttttaaaaaaaaaaattgcatgtATTTGCATGTTCCTTGTATCagtagtaattttttttttttttctgtaatattaataaaaattctatAGAAAAACCATTTTTAGTACATAAACATGTAgagtaaatataataaaaagttctAAAACATcttgtattattaaaataaatacatacatttatatatattattatatatatatatgtatattactattaattttaaaggaTATTTTGCTagtatatattgtaaaaaaaattattttttataataaaaaaaatattataatgggattatatatatataaaatagtaatactatatttttatataatattaaaaaatttttttctattgaAAAACcgttcattttaaaaaatttattatatatatatatatatatatataattttatattaatatgttttaaattttatatttatttataattatatatataataatttaaattttgcaaaacagtattttcttattgtttttttaaaaatgcaaatTGAATGcaatttaaaacataatatacttatttcatttatatataaataattgtaaaaaattaccTAGTGAAAATTtagtttaaaataaaaatagtcatatataaagatgtttttttactattatatatatttgagcgcaaaaatatatataaaataatatatatatattgttggATTCACCAGGGTATATATAAAGCTAGtgttaaaaaacattatattcattgcaaaaaaaattttacatatataaataatacataaatgttaACACATATTCATCACTTCCACATctattgtattattatttatataatgcaCAATAGCTTTTTAATtccttatttaaaaaaatataaaaaagcacaatcaaattataaatatataaatatatatatatatatatgtaatgaaTTTTTTCTGTCATTTCAAAATTGTATTTgcatcatatataaaatatatatataattttttataatttattaacagcttttttataaaattgtgctttttataaatacttttCGCATACCTtattatgtgtacatatatatatatatatgtatatatattttgtgttaCAGTATTGATTGcacaattaatattataaatccCTAAACATTtattgatattattatatgtttttatattttttttacatatacatatatactttttacaaaatagCATGTTTTAAAAACGCTACGCTATTCCcacagtatatatatatactgttGAAAATGATATCTCTGTGtttttaaaacatacatttatcttcgataaaaaatataatactgttatattatatgtgttattcccatttgattttttatttcattattacgcattttttttttttttttttcatattactTTAAGCAGAAAgtgtatgtgtgcatatgtataaataaatatatttatactataaaacacatatgtattttttatataaaacagtACACACTGTATAGTTTAGTGCTTAtaattatcttattttaatatatataagaataaaataggtatattatatatcatatatatatttttttaaattatgcaaaaaataacatatataaacaaggGCATATATAATGACTGTTACATTAGATAACTTTAAtgatcaaaaaatatatagttttcaaaataaaagaaaatataactGCTGCTTGAATTTTACAAGATTCACAAAAAGAAGGAATAAGAATAACGATAATTATAGggatagtaaaataaatattaaaacagcGTTAATCAAAAACGAAGTAATTGATGATGACAATGAGGAgtttaatgataataatttaatgagAACTTGTCACAGATTGAAGTTATATAAGcatagtagtaataaaatagaaatatattacccatatgataaaaaaaaattagataaGTATGATTACGAAAGGGATCAAACGTTCTGCTCCCTTACAGACTTGGAGGATATGAATAATGAAGATAAAagaagtaaatttttttattataaaaacaaaagtatAAATGATTATAAATCATGctttgaaaagaaaaataaaaaaacaaaatggtTTAGattaagggaaaaaaaaaagaaagattaTATAATGGAAGAAAGTCTGAAATATCTAAATGAGTCCGTGTGCTCGAATTATAAAgatgcaaataaaaataataacatagaTGGTCCTTCCAAGTATACTAAAAATTGTGTCTTAAACTCTACTGTTAATGGAATAAGAGGTTTTTCAGCATggatattttgaaaaaaaaaaaaaaagagagaaagaaaaagagatgAGAATAATGAGTATTAGAATGAGAAATAGAAAGACATTAACCATtgtatgataaaaaaatatgagtgAAATGAGAGCCGAGTGAGTCAATGtaaaataacaatttttgtaatatatattatatatatatttatataatatatatccaGATTTAATAGCGCGGTAGTACTTCCTTATATTATCttgagagaaaaaaagactatgttctatattttagttttacGTTCTTATCGTAAAATATAGACTTAGTCATTGAAG
It encodes the following:
- a CDS encoding hypothetical protein (conserved Plasmodium protein), translating into MTVTLDNFNDQKIYSFQNKRKYNCCLNFTRFTKRRNKNNDNYRDSKINIKTALIKNEVIDDDNEEFNDNNLMRTCHRLKLYKHSSNKIEIYYPYDKKKLDKYDYERDQTFCSLTDLEDMNNEDKRSKFFYYKNKSINDYKSCFEKKNKKTKWFRLREKKKKDYIMEESLKYLNESVCSNYKDANKNNNIDGPSKYTKNCVLNSTVNGIRGFSAWIF